One segment of Paraburkholderia sp. PREW-6R DNA contains the following:
- a CDS encoding OpgC domain-containing protein gives METRRGRSIEVDFFRGVVLIVIVLDHIPGSTLSHLMLHAYAMCDSAEVFVFLGGYASAAAYTAVLAGRGEGAAKMRFVKRCWEIYRAYLLTAVLTLVSGAVLAYLNLNRPMMELTGWPPFAVQPLRQAFDIAVLRRQPYLSSVLPMYVMFALCVPFVVPLARRSSLTALGLSVLIWAFARPLAALFSIDDMSDWAFNPFAWQLMFVLGVLCRVQPISEHFHSGRIAQWLTRLAVVAVLAFAIVKLFVLTQPLPGALKQNLSVDRVINFIVIAWVAAQFVRMGSIAWLARRLPAVVTVGRTGLVCFVTGTLVSLIVDTATPHMFHGFRGVLIGLAGDLVAIGALLMIARGWSGWKGQQSSTTANGAGYG, from the coding sequence ATGGAAACCCGTCGCGGACGCTCGATCGAAGTGGATTTTTTCCGCGGCGTCGTGCTGATTGTCATCGTGCTGGACCATATACCGGGCAGCACGCTGTCGCATCTCATGTTGCATGCTTATGCAATGTGCGACTCAGCGGAGGTATTCGTCTTTCTCGGTGGTTATGCGAGTGCGGCTGCATATACCGCGGTTCTTGCCGGCCGAGGTGAAGGCGCGGCGAAGATGCGCTTTGTAAAGCGTTGCTGGGAAATCTATCGCGCTTATTTACTGACGGCCGTCTTGACGCTGGTCTCCGGCGCAGTGTTGGCCTATCTGAATCTGAACCGCCCGATGATGGAGTTGACGGGGTGGCCGCCGTTCGCAGTGCAGCCGCTGCGACAGGCGTTCGATATTGCGGTGTTGCGGCGCCAACCTTACCTGTCCAGCGTATTGCCTATGTATGTGATGTTTGCACTGTGCGTGCCGTTCGTCGTGCCGCTCGCGCGCCGCTCGTCGCTCACGGCGCTCGGCCTGAGTGTGCTGATCTGGGCGTTTGCCCGACCGTTGGCTGCACTCTTCAGCATTGACGATATGTCCGACTGGGCTTTTAATCCGTTTGCATGGCAGTTGATGTTCGTGCTCGGTGTACTGTGCCGCGTTCAGCCGATCAGCGAACACTTCCACAGCGGCCGCATTGCACAATGGCTGACGCGTCTGGCGGTCGTTGCGGTGCTGGCGTTTGCTATCGTCAAGCTTTTCGTGCTGACGCAACCATTGCCCGGCGCGCTTAAACAGAATCTTTCAGTGGATCGCGTGATCAATTTTATTGTCATTGCCTGGGTCGCCGCGCAATTCGTTCGCATGGGGAGCATTGCGTGGCTTGCGCGGCGGCTGCCGGCCGTGGTAACGGTCGGACGCACGGGGCTCGTGTGCTTCGTCACCGGAACGCTCGTGTCGCTGATTGTGGATACCGCCACGCCGCATATGTTTCATGGCTTTCGCGGCGTGCTGATTGGACTGGCTGGCGATCTGGTCGCGATCGGCGCATTGCTGATGATCGCTCGCGGTTGGAGCGGCTGGAAAGGGCAGCAGTCGAGCACCACTGCGAATGGTGCGGGTTACGGATGA
- a CDS encoding AAA family ATPase, translating to MKPGKNSLGKRRVRKLVIAVGVPLIALVMVLSLWIYQQRTARPAPALTGVASQMRHDPSAWTHEEQDASQMLRDIHDAKVAAIGVSPGAILVSMRDGAKYFVTDHNATFSHALLLGEPKSDADASYQLVWLPDADIRTGGARWLPIFDQVRDAISVLLPLFLVGGMVWFMRREMRGGAKLLDKSPVLRFDDVIGAGEAKAALADIRGYLSDPKQFTSMGVRAPCGILMVGGPGVGKTRLAQALAGECGASFISITGSYFSAKYYGVGIQKVKHLFELARKNAPTVIFIDEADGLAKRTDTGGGPVEAESNRIINQLLAEMDGFASNEGVIIVAATNHPDNIDEALRRPGRFDRTVQVRLPDREDRAQIFRFYAEKLKSKSADIDYDQLARLTTGLSPATLAMVVNQAGLVARKAGDTEIASKHFMEAIKIARIGDVSGAERALTEDERTRIAVHEAGHGLIAALLGTGVLEEVTILPRGGALGVALITKAQDKHLYRETEIRNEIQVLLGGRNAEILTFSEASSGAASDLQEASRISLDMVSKFGFNSEGNLFSLAALPSQYAGLQMKSAIEQANILLKELNGLCYGLLHAYEPVLRAIADELLDQETVPGETVYQLIKEHKSTLKIVHEPAAA from the coding sequence ATGAAGCCGGGAAAGAATTCGCTTGGGAAACGACGCGTGCGCAAACTCGTCATTGCAGTCGGTGTGCCGCTCATTGCACTGGTCATGGTTTTAAGCCTGTGGATTTATCAGCAGCGCACAGCGCGCCCTGCGCCCGCTTTGACCGGCGTCGCCAGCCAGATGCGCCACGATCCGAGTGCATGGACGCATGAAGAGCAGGATGCTTCGCAAATGCTGCGTGACATTCACGACGCAAAGGTGGCCGCAATCGGCGTGAGTCCGGGCGCGATCCTGGTGTCGATGCGCGACGGTGCGAAGTACTTCGTCACGGACCATAACGCCACGTTCTCCCATGCGCTTCTGCTCGGTGAGCCGAAGTCCGATGCGGACGCTTCGTATCAGCTCGTCTGGCTGCCCGATGCGGACATTCGCACTGGCGGAGCACGTTGGCTGCCGATCTTCGATCAGGTGCGCGATGCGATCAGCGTCCTGCTGCCACTATTTCTGGTAGGCGGCATGGTGTGGTTCATGCGCCGCGAAATGCGCGGTGGCGCGAAGCTGCTCGACAAGTCCCCCGTGCTGCGTTTCGACGACGTAATCGGCGCCGGCGAGGCGAAAGCGGCGCTCGCCGACATTCGCGGCTATCTGTCCGATCCGAAACAATTTACGTCGATGGGGGTGCGCGCACCGTGCGGCATTCTGATGGTGGGTGGCCCGGGCGTCGGTAAAACGCGTCTTGCCCAAGCGCTGGCGGGCGAATGCGGCGCAAGTTTCATTTCGATCACCGGCAGCTATTTCAGTGCGAAATATTACGGGGTCGGCATACAGAAGGTTAAGCATCTGTTCGAACTGGCGCGCAAAAATGCGCCCACCGTGATCTTTATCGACGAAGCTGACGGCCTCGCAAAACGTACCGATACGGGCGGCGGTCCGGTGGAAGCCGAAAGTAACCGGATCATCAACCAGTTGCTGGCGGAGATGGACGGCTTTGCGTCGAACGAAGGGGTGATCATTGTCGCTGCGACCAATCACCCCGACAACATAGACGAAGCATTGCGCCGCCCTGGCCGTTTCGATCGTACGGTACAGGTTCGCCTGCCCGATCGCGAGGACCGCGCTCAAATCTTCCGCTTCTATGCGGAGAAGCTTAAATCGAAATCCGCCGATATCGACTACGACCAGCTTGCGCGCCTCACTACCGGTCTTTCTCCGGCAACGTTGGCGATGGTGGTCAACCAGGCGGGACTCGTTGCGCGCAAAGCGGGGGACACCGAGATCGCCTCGAAGCATTTCATGGAAGCGATCAAGATTGCACGAATTGGCGACGTGAGTGGTGCTGAGCGTGCACTGACCGAAGACGAGCGCACCCGCATTGCAGTACACGAGGCTGGGCACGGCCTGATTGCTGCCTTGCTTGGCACCGGCGTCCTCGAAGAAGTAACCATCTTGCCGCGCGGCGGTGCGTTGGGCGTCGCGTTGATCACGAAAGCGCAAGACAAGCACCTGTACCGCGAAACCGAAATTCGCAATGAGATACAGGTTCTGCTCGGTGGACGTAACGCCGAAATTCTCACGTTCTCCGAAGCATCGAGCGGCGCGGCGTCGGATTTGCAGGAGGCTTCGCGGATCAGCCTCGATATGGTGTCCAAGTTTGGCTTTAACAGTGAAGGCAATCTGTTCAGTCTGGCCGCATTGCCGTCGCAATATGCCGGTCTGCAGATGAAGAGCGCAATCGAGCAGGCCAACATTCTGCTCAAGGAACTGAATGGTCTGTGCTATGGACTGCTGCACGCGTATGAACCGGTCTTGCGAGCAATCGCAGATGAATTGCTCGACCAGGAGACTGTGCCCGGCGAAACGGTCTACCAGCTAATCAAGGAACATAAGAGCACGCTCAAGATCGTGCATGAGCCCGCAGCGGCCTAA
- a CDS encoding ABC transporter ATP-binding protein, whose product MLRFENLTKAYSERVIFQGLHFASTAGCIALDDESGSGKSTLLRLLAGAIEPDTGEVWIGGHSLHTDPLAARSLLSYVPEDCMTYPDQTGRDYLQEVASARKNTQVSHALDLAERFDLMPHLDKRFEQMSYGTRKKVFLTAAVLGETRVLIADEPAGGLDASARAALVDLFNALAVTHTVFFCSYDEAFTQACGAKRVKLAGLAARD is encoded by the coding sequence ATGCTTCGATTCGAAAACCTGACCAAAGCCTATAGCGAACGTGTCATTTTTCAGGGGCTTCATTTCGCATCGACGGCGGGCTGCATTGCGCTTGACGACGAATCCGGCAGCGGCAAGTCCACGTTGCTTCGCCTGCTGGCAGGCGCGATTGAACCCGACACTGGCGAAGTCTGGATTGGCGGCCACTCGCTGCATACTGACCCGCTTGCAGCGAGGTCATTGCTCAGCTATGTGCCCGAAGACTGCATGACTTATCCGGACCAGACGGGCCGCGACTATCTGCAGGAAGTGGCGTCGGCCAGAAAAAACACGCAGGTCAGCCACGCGCTCGATCTGGCCGAACGCTTCGACCTTATGCCGCATCTGGACAAACGTTTCGAGCAGATGTCCTATGGAACACGTAAAAAGGTTTTCCTTACCGCGGCGGTGCTCGGCGAGACCCGGGTTCTGATTGCCGACGAACCGGCTGGCGGACTCGACGCGTCTGCACGCGCCGCACTGGTGGACCTTTTCAACGCGCTGGCCGTCACACACACCGTTTTCTTTTGCAGCTATGACGAAGCTTTCACGCAAGCATGCGGTGCAAAGCGCGTGAAACTCGCCGGGCTTGCCGCGCGGGATTAG
- a CDS encoding NAD(P)-dependent alcohol dehydrogenase, producing MKAVKIGSPATVANLQVVDIADPGEPQASQIRVRIHANSLNFHDFGVVSGNLPAQAGRIPMADGAGVVESVGAGVSEFSPGDHVVSCFFPFWENGPPEIGDFTTTPGDGVDGYAREVVVLPSHYFTHAPRGYSHAEAATLTTAGLTAWRALVVDGRLKAGDTILVLGTGGVSIFALQFARAMGAAVIATSSSATKLEKLRALGAAHTINYRENPEWGKEVRALTDGRGVDHVIEVGGPGTLPQSITACRIGGHISLIGVLTGRAGPVPTAALMARQQQLQGLIVGSRQEQRDMIRALETTGIKPVIDSTFELAQLGAAFTHEESGAHFGKICVTF from the coding sequence ATGAAAGCCGTCAAGATCGGTTCGCCTGCCACCGTGGCGAATCTTCAGGTTGTCGATATCGCTGATCCCGGCGAGCCGCAGGCAAGTCAGATTCGCGTTCGCATACACGCAAATTCACTCAATTTTCACGACTTCGGCGTGGTGAGCGGCAACTTGCCCGCGCAGGCAGGGCGGATTCCAATGGCAGATGGCGCGGGCGTCGTCGAGTCGGTCGGCGCAGGTGTGTCCGAATTCAGTCCGGGCGACCATGTCGTGTCATGCTTCTTCCCGTTCTGGGAGAACGGGCCGCCCGAAATCGGGGACTTCACCACCACGCCGGGTGATGGCGTGGACGGTTACGCCCGCGAGGTTGTTGTCCTGCCGAGCCACTATTTCACGCATGCGCCGCGCGGCTACAGTCACGCAGAGGCTGCGACGCTGACCACAGCGGGACTGACCGCGTGGCGTGCGCTGGTGGTGGATGGTCGCCTGAAGGCGGGCGATACGATACTTGTACTCGGCACGGGCGGCGTGTCGATCTTCGCGTTACAGTTTGCGCGGGCCATGGGCGCTGCGGTGATCGCTACCTCTTCGTCTGCAACCAAGCTCGAGAAACTGCGTGCATTGGGTGCGGCGCATACGATCAACTACCGCGAAAATCCTGAGTGGGGCAAGGAAGTTCGTGCGCTGACGGACGGGCGCGGTGTGGATCACGTCATCGAGGTGGGCGGCCCCGGCACCTTGCCGCAATCCATTACGGCATGCCGGATCGGCGGCCACATCTCACTGATTGGCGTGTTGACCGGCCGCGCGGGCCCTGTGCCGACCGCGGCGTTGATGGCGAGGCAGCAGCAGTTACAAGGGCTGATCGTCGGCAGCCGTCAGGAACAGCGCGACATGATCCGTGCGCTGGAAACAACGGGCATCAAGCCCGTGATCGACAGCACGTTCGAACTGGCGCAACTCGGCGCTGCATTTACGCACGAGGAATCGGGCGCACACTTCGGCAAGATCTGCGTGACGTTCTAA
- a CDS encoding antibiotic biosynthesis monooxygenase, with protein sequence MYIAMNRFKVTPGSEAAFETLWTTRDTHLKEVPGFVEFHLLKGPQKEDHVLYSSHTIWNNYAAFEAWTRSEAFRAAHRNAGNENRVLYLGHPEFEGFEVIQTVK encoded by the coding sequence ATGTACATCGCCATGAACCGTTTCAAGGTCACGCCCGGCTCCGAAGCCGCATTCGAAACGCTTTGGACGACTCGCGACACTCACCTGAAGGAAGTACCTGGCTTCGTAGAGTTTCATCTGCTCAAGGGGCCGCAGAAGGAAGACCACGTGCTGTATTCCAGCCACACCATCTGGAATAACTACGCGGCGTTCGAGGCGTGGACCCGATCCGAAGCATTTCGCGCCGCGCACCGCAATGCGGGCAATGAAAACCGCGTGCTGTATCTCGGACATCCAGAGTTCGAAGGGTTTGAAGTCATTCAGACCGTCAAATAA
- a CDS encoding DUF305 domain-containing protein, producing the protein MNKLRAHRALYALCLSGSIALTVAASAVHAQQHSSMSGMDMSHSAGNATADDGNDNRSTAAFKGADDKMMKDMSAPAYTGDADRDFVAHMIPHHQGAIEMAQVELKYGKDPDLKRLARNIVKAQHDEIAFMQRWEAKHRAK; encoded by the coding sequence ATGAACAAACTTCGCGCTCATCGTGCCTTGTACGCCCTTTGCCTATCCGGCAGCATTGCGCTGACAGTCGCGGCGTCTGCCGTTCACGCTCAACAGCATTCGTCGATGTCCGGCATGGACATGTCACACTCCGCAGGCAATGCCACCGCAGATGATGGCAACGACAACCGTTCCACCGCGGCATTCAAGGGCGCCGACGACAAAATGATGAAGGACATGAGCGCGCCAGCGTACACCGGCGACGCTGACAGGGATTTTGTCGCTCATATGATTCCACACCACCAGGGCGCAATTGAAATGGCACAGGTCGAGCTGAAGTACGGCAAGGACCCCGATTTGAAGCGCCTTGCCAGGAACATCGTCAAGGCGCAGCACGACGAGATCGCCTTCATGCAGCGCTGGGAAGCGAAACACCGCGCGAAATAA
- a CDS encoding sugar-transfer associated ATP-grasp domain-containing protein, translated as MRIDVEDVVRRAAKRAARYKFHRFHRVQARRALQMLEGKSGRIDPRNLKLADSYAREVFGSVHYAPWLRVYTAFCGTFKEGWIPDNYYGSVVVPNLKGGYGTLSSMKTVSRLIFGSEGFPDVGYFANGLFFSHDNVAVPPEKVRDVMFRDSDRIVFKLDGSAQGIGIFVYDRESFDIEAIRSLGNGVMQRFVDQHPTLAAFAPKSVATLRVTTAVDDAGVISLRACFLRLGRANDTHVRAAGDVCVAVDLTTGQLGHEGYLNDWIAVTEHPDSHVPFAGTIVPSFKACIQKALELHRKVPFARCVGWDFAVDVNGNVAVLEWNGGHNDVKFSEATQGPCFADLKWERLNPAR; from the coding sequence ATGCGAATTGACGTTGAAGATGTAGTACGTAGGGCTGCCAAAAGAGCAGCCCGATACAAGTTTCACCGATTTCACCGCGTTCAGGCGAGACGTGCCCTCCAGATGCTGGAAGGCAAATCTGGGCGCATCGACCCACGAAATCTGAAGCTGGCGGATTCGTATGCGCGCGAGGTCTTCGGCAGCGTTCATTACGCGCCGTGGCTTCGCGTCTATACGGCGTTTTGCGGAACGTTCAAAGAAGGCTGGATTCCGGACAACTACTACGGCAGCGTCGTAGTGCCGAACCTGAAAGGCGGCTACGGAACGCTTTCCAGCATGAAGACGGTGTCCCGGCTCATCTTCGGCAGTGAAGGGTTCCCGGATGTCGGCTACTTCGCGAACGGGCTATTTTTCAGCCACGACAATGTTGCGGTGCCTCCCGAAAAGGTCCGCGACGTCATGTTTCGCGACTCCGATAGAATCGTCTTCAAACTCGATGGCTCGGCGCAGGGCATCGGCATTTTCGTGTACGACCGCGAAAGCTTCGATATCGAAGCCATTCGATCGCTTGGCAACGGTGTGATGCAACGGTTCGTCGATCAACACCCGACCCTTGCAGCCTTCGCACCGAAATCGGTTGCCACTTTGCGTGTCACCACGGCAGTGGACGACGCGGGCGTTATTTCTCTTCGCGCATGCTTTCTCCGTTTAGGCCGCGCGAACGACACCCATGTCAGGGCAGCTGGCGATGTCTGCGTGGCGGTCGATCTCACCACCGGGCAACTCGGCCACGAAGGCTACCTGAACGACTGGATCGCGGTCACCGAACATCCCGATTCACACGTTCCGTTTGCGGGCACCATCGTGCCATCGTTCAAAGCGTGTATTCAGAAGGCGCTCGAACTGCACCGAAAGGTCCCATTCGCGCGCTGCGTCGGCTGGGATTTTGCGGTGGATGTGAATGGGAACGTGGCGGTGCTGGAGTGGAACGGCGGACACAATGACGTCAAGTTCAGTGAGGCAACACAGGGTCCGTGTTTTGCCGATCTGAAATGGGAACGGTTGAATCCGGCTCGTTAG